A genomic stretch from Halorhodospira halophila SL1 includes:
- a CDS encoding NAD(P) transhydrogenase subunit alpha, translating to MIEVGGLVALYVFMLAAVAGYEVITRVPVILHTPLMSGSNFIHGIVVVGAMVALGVAETPLEQAIGFVAVLLGAANAVGGYVVTERMLDMFKSSKKEDG from the coding sequence ATGATCGAGGTCGGCGGGCTCGTCGCACTGTACGTCTTCATGCTCGCGGCGGTGGCTGGTTACGAGGTCATCACCCGGGTGCCGGTCATCCTGCATACGCCGCTGATGTCCGGTTCGAACTTCATCCACGGTATCGTCGTCGTCGGTGCCATGGTCGCTCTCGGTGTCGCTGAGACGCCGCTGGAGCAGGCCATCGGCTTTGTCGCCGTGCTGCTCGGCGCCGCCAACGCCGTCGGCGGCTACGTCGTCACCGAGCGGATGCTCGACATGTTCAAGAGCAGCAAGAAGGAGGACGGCTGA
- a CDS encoding Re/Si-specific NAD(P)(+) transhydrogenase subunit alpha, with product MAIKVAVPKETRPGERRVALVPGVLKQFGKLGVELLLETGAGEGAGFDDADYEAGGVRIVQSRDELLKEADVLLSVQPLSVKETGQLKEGAVVISFLTPHEGDERIQTLCKRKVTSFAMELVPRITRAQSIDALSSQAAAAGYKAALIAAERSPRFFPMLTTAAGTIRPAKAVVVGAGVAGLQAIATCRRLGAQVEGYDVRPETKEQVESLGAKFIDTGVSAVGEGGYARELTAEEQQQQAEVLANHIANAHVVVTTAAIPGRPAPKIIDKATVERMGGGTVIVDMAAETGGNCEVTKAGKDVTHNGVLVVGPKNLPASVAVHTSEMYSKNLYNLLTLMVEEGDLTLNWDDQVIADTCLTHDGQVRHGATRERLEGGKS from the coding sequence AGCTGCTCCTGGAGACGGGAGCCGGTGAGGGCGCCGGGTTCGATGATGCCGATTATGAAGCCGGCGGTGTTCGCATCGTCCAGTCGCGCGACGAGTTGCTCAAGGAGGCCGATGTCCTGCTCAGCGTGCAGCCGCTGAGCGTCAAGGAGACCGGCCAGCTGAAGGAAGGGGCGGTGGTCATCAGCTTCCTGACGCCCCACGAAGGCGACGAGCGGATCCAGACGCTGTGCAAGCGCAAGGTGACCTCCTTCGCCATGGAGCTGGTGCCGCGGATCACCCGCGCCCAGTCCATCGACGCCCTCTCCTCCCAGGCGGCTGCCGCCGGTTATAAGGCCGCGCTCATCGCCGCCGAGCGCTCCCCGCGCTTCTTCCCCATGTTGACCACCGCGGCTGGTACCATCCGCCCGGCCAAGGCTGTGGTCGTCGGCGCCGGTGTGGCCGGCCTGCAGGCCATCGCCACCTGCCGCCGCCTGGGTGCCCAGGTCGAGGGCTACGATGTGCGCCCCGAGACCAAGGAGCAGGTGGAGTCGCTCGGCGCCAAGTTCATCGATACCGGCGTTTCGGCCGTCGGTGAGGGCGGGTACGCCCGTGAGCTGACCGCCGAGGAGCAGCAGCAGCAGGCCGAGGTGCTGGCCAACCATATCGCCAACGCCCACGTGGTGGTGACCACGGCGGCCATCCCCGGTCGGCCGGCGCCGAAGATCATCGACAAGGCGACGGTCGAGCGCATGGGCGGTGGTACGGTGATTGTCGACATGGCCGCCGAGACCGGTGGCAACTGCGAGGTCACCAAGGCCGGTAAGGACGTCACCCACAACGGCGTCCTGGTGGTCGGCCCGAAGAATCTCCCCGCCAGCGTCGCCGTCCACACCAGCGAGATGTACAGCAAGAACCTGTACAACCTGCTCACGCTGATGGTCGAGGAGGGGGACCTGACTCTGAACTGGGACGACCAGGTGATCGCGGATACCTGTCTGACCCACGACGGCCAGGTTCGCCACGGGGCCACCCGGGAGCGCCTGGAAGGAGGTAAGTCATGA